TTTCGCATCGACCGACCACCATAAGATCAATTGCACTTTATACAAGTCCAAAAATGAATTGCAAAGTGTTATATCCTCGATAATGTTTGTGTTCGTTGTTTTGCGAGCacggaaataaaaatgctcgCCTCGAAATCAATCGGGTTGTTTTCCCTCTGTAAACATTTAATTAAGATTATCGTTTCGTTATCGTTCCTTCTGCAATTGCCATCCGtctttaatcattttttttattatttgcgTTGCTAAACATTAATAACCAGCCGTTAAATTGACATTGCCGGTTTGCTCAGTCACACATCGCCACTAACAAATATTGAGTAAAGATTGAGAGACGTAGAATCGCATTTAGGTAAAACGGCATTTAACAACAAGTAGATTTCTGCTTCTCATAAggccatgaaaacaaaattatttcaacAATATATCTCTTGTTTCATACTGTGCTCCACGTTTGTTGCTAAATGACAATAAATGAGCAAAATCATGCAACCAGTTTTCTTTGGCAAAACGAAAGTGTCTGCCTGGCGTACACGATGCAAAATATCTTGAACACTTCTTTGACTAAATAAATGAGAGGGTCTCTCTAAAAAAACTCATGAAGACTTCGCCCAAACTTTTTACAAATTCAACGGTCTTTTTACGGTGCTAATTTTACCAATATCAACTAGCTTGATGGCCATTTTTTGTCTTGCATAAAGGGTACAACTTCGAGTAACCGCTCTCCCTTACTGTGTAATTTGCCGGCTTGCTTGTACCATTTCTTGTTGGGAACTCCCACGTCAGCAAAACAGCTGTGGACGATGAGGGCGTCGCGGTGCAGTTGTGAGTTTTTACAACATCTGAATAAAATGCGAGAACAgtaaaatgtcaggcaataaaatttaaagccaacgaacaaaaataaaagaacagtTTAAGTTCCACGCGACATTCACTAATTCAGATTAGCATTTCCTTTCGTTGAGTCCGTGCATATTTCCTCTCGCGTGCTGCCATGTCAACGAATAGAATAATAATAGAATGATCGCGAATCATTACATTTTCAGCCGCGGATATTGCGTATCTAATTGCTTTCCGATTGCTCTTCTTAATCTCAGTTCCACCATGGAAACTGGTAACACCGGCCACTTTGTTTAGCTTAAACAAAACGTAATAGAATTTGCCTTCAATTTATACGTATTCAAGTGACTGAAAAGAATGACTCATCCTTGAAATGATTGTTTAAAATTCATGTATGCCGGCGAAAAGATATATTTTGAAATGATATTTTCTGTGGCATCGCGACTGTGATtgattaatttaattattaatatcctCAACGAATGAAATCGTGAGACGATTGACACAGGTTACACATAACCAATAAACAAcaagccattttcaaaacagttCAGTTTATGGGTGGAGTAAAACAGCTATTCTACAGTTTAAAAGACGGAAAGTCCGTTAAATTCTATTGGTATTACAATTGTCAAGCGTTTGTAAAATGTGAAGCTATTTTGCCTCAAGGAAACTTCCAGACCATTTCTCATATCACGTCAGTGTTGTGTCATTAGCGACCACGATCCGATGATCCGTGAAAAAACGGACATAATTATCCCACCATGATATCTTTCAACATCACCCACGCAATTTCTTTCCTCGTCGTTTAAAAAAATGTGGGCTCTAATTTACGACCTTTGCTATAAAACAATAGGGATGCCGTGAAATAACGCGTGACGatataacaaaaaaacactCTTCTACTACCAAAAGGAAGGTGCAGTGATCTTTGACATTCTTGACATCGGAAATTGGTATTGATGAAAGCACCTTATGAGTATTTGAAAAGGGATGTAAAGTTTTCAACCATTTCCTTGAAAAATTCTTCGTCACCAACgatctttcttttaatttttcaatttcattctcCTTCATTGTATTTCACCATCCATCtgaattttgctttttcatcTTCGGCAGGCCACTTTGTAAAACAGCCTTTTCCAACATACCACGAAGTAACAGCATTAAACACAAGCAGTTGCGACTTAGCCAGACTAAGTCAAATCGGAATTTCACACTTATTTGCCAACTCGTATTGAAAACTCCCAGTTACTTATACTTTCCTTCAATACAAGAAGGGGACTTGCTTTCACTCTATTACATTTAGTTTAGGGAGGTCGGCAGTTGGTCTTACTAAGTTGAAGATCGATATTTGGACCTTGTCTGAAAAGTTCATTTTTCAAGTTCTACAGCTGACATGACAGGGAAGCTGAAAGCCCTAAGTATatggtctttttcaaacaaaaatacaagaatgTTTCTTTGGGTGATTCCCGATTTTTTTAACTAAAATTAAGCTAAACCGTAAAGGAATGAAGGTTCAAGTGAATCAGTAGACCGTATCAATAGAAGCTTATCAACGATTCTTCAAAACAAAGCTTTAGCGATTCAGTATTGGTTTTATCACGTGAAGCATATTTACACAAATATCTTATTAACTCTGCTCAGGAAACTTAGGGTATCTTTATCCATAAAGAAGGCCGATagttttttccttcaaattaaAATCTACCGTATGCTTTTAAAAGTGCATCAATTTTTAAGATGACTAACATGTAATTAATGACCCTCTCTCTTTCTGGATCAACGATCATAGTTAGGCCCTGAAATCAAGACCATTATTAAAAcagaaaataaggaaacaaGTTAAAAGTATTTAAAGTAATAAACTTTTGCCTcgaaattgacaaccaaaaggATTGTATGAataaaaatgagcaaaaaaattgagaaactATGTACCTTCCCCTGCAGTTGCTTCACTCTTGCCTTCTTGTAACAAAGCTGTCAAAACACACACCAAGAAGGCAAACACCAGAGGAGCTTCTCTGAGACGTCTGTCCATTCCAACAAGTACAGTCTCACGTCGaagttaaaaaccagttttaaCTCGTAATACGTCTTTCTGAATTAACAATCAAGGTTACTTCCAATTTACTCCTTTCGCGATGAATTTACCGTCCCGTGAAACAAACTTTTTTCGTGTGATGTCCGATTGAAGGTCGTTGAATATCTTTCATCAATACGCAAGTTATTACAATTTGTTTTAAGACCCGTGGTTCCTAAGTCAAGAAGTGAACTATGCCCATACCTATACGTGACTTCAATGTATTTTAGTATGCGTTGCAACGGAATTTGGTTAATGACTTCTATCTTATTTACATCAAAACGACAATTCGCTAATAAGTGAAACCAATGGCCGGTTCGAGAACAAAAGATCTACAGTCACGACATATGTCACTGTTATCACAGTTTCTGTGTCCGTTTCCGGTGAAGGGAACGCCCATTAATTCAATCTAATTTGGCGCGTAATTACGTCAACGATGATCTGCAGAAAAATCTCTAGTTTTTCACTTTGAAGTCCTTGAATGCattctttgaaatttttgtcCTGTGATTTTATGATCTTTCTTAACTCAGGAAGTTTGTTACTGATATTTTGAGAGCAAAGAGGTCAATTCTGATGTGGGAGATGCGAGCTCAGCTGCGCTACTTGTTGGAGTTAAATTTAACTCGGAATGTTTGTCGACTGACTTTGCGGTTTCCTTCTTACGAAAGATCAATACACAAATAAAGGTCATAATCATTTCGCCACAAAGAAGACTCGCAAACACCCAAAATTTCCACCAAACCATTAGACTCTTGAAAAGAGAAGAGCACTCAAGCCAAATCGACTTCTAACGAGATTTGCGTGCGGCAGAATGACTTACAATTCACTAGCGGAGAGTGGGCTTTTGTTACAGGCTTAAGgagaaaaaatgaattttaaacCAACGTTTTCCACCGTCTGCCCATAAAACCCCAATCCTATAGAACTATTTTAACGTTTTAATTGGATTGAGATTATCATGTATTCGTAGGAGTTTGGAATTCTGCagaaaaggaaatcaaatcccCAGCTTCTCCACAAATTGATAAGATAGTCTTCCCGCAAGTAAATAACAGTTGTTTATCTCGATGGTCGTGTACAGAACGGCTACGACTAAAATGTCTACTCTCAAATCTAATTTTCCTTTGTCAAGGTGTTTGCGTGTCGAGCAAAGTTGAGTagtaaatatgaaaaaaaaaaaaacaaaacaaaaacggcGTCGCTGGTATCGGAGGATCGGTCAACATACTGTTTTAACCACGAGCTTTTCTAGCGTTATCTCTCCTTGTTAATTTACAGGTGTCAACTTATTTCCTATCCTGTTTTAATAAATACACTTGCGAGGACGCCTCTCAGTCTTCGCTTTACAGCAGGACAACGTAAAACACGCTAAGTAGGGAAGATCATAGATTCCATTCCAGCTCTTGGACTCCTAGCGAGTTTTGCCTAGTCAACACCGAGAAAGACACGCCTCTTCACTATATTCACTTTGTTATTGCTTAGCGCTAATcagctttgtattttaaagcaaataaaagactctgttgttggtgtgtttttacgacttttttttttttttcacggtcGATCATTATACATCGCGAGACATATCGGAAATAGTTTTATCCCTCCAACGGGTTTTGTTCTGGATAAACAGCTCCCCCGCATAGTCTGTGGGTTCGTATAATGCCTCAAGAATAATGCATCAAAACAGCCGCCCACTGATCATATTAATAGAAtattatacaccttattccaaaatggcggccaataaattattcttttgtttgcatgttaattaggcctcttcgcctcattttcacttcaaaattcttttgttttttatacatgttgacgaggcgaagagggctaattaacatgcaagcaaaagaataatttattggccgccattttggaataaggtgtatgcgTAACGATAAAAGCTACGATCAGTGTCACGTGATTTTGGCTCACGCACATCACAGCAGTCAGACCACTTATCTCAGAAAAGATCAGTTAGTCAAACACGCGAGGCGTATTCAATTCACTGTAACCAGGCTTTCCTAATCTTGCGCTTCCCCTGGTAACGAGAAGAGAATGGCAACGAAGATTCTATACCACAGGACACCTACCTGATCATGTACCGTGTTACCGTGTTGTCTTTCACAAACTTTAAGTTTGAGGAATCAAATGGTTACAAGTTTTAATACCATTTGCTttgttgcttgttttgttttgtttcttccttTCTTCGCTTCACAGAGTAGAAAGTGTAAAGAATGACCACCCCCTTCCCGATCCGCTTACTGTGTAGTTGTCTCTGATATGCCTCTCATAGGTTTCCACCAAACTGTAGAtggttttcacctgacgtcatcGCCTCTCAGTTGGTGCAAAGAACAAAAGAGAGTCTTGGGGATTTGACTTTTATATTATGCAGCTATTATGCAAAACGAGACCCATAATTTGCTATTATTTTATGCACCAACATTGCCGTCTtatcacgtgactgaaaaccATCTATTAGCCTTTTTTCAACATAAATTTACACGGACATAGAGATCcatttcgagtgttagcccttcgtcatggAAATGTcactcttatcaacttgtttggtaCCACATTTTCGTGTTTCAATCCCTCACCGATACGGCGCCACGCTTTCTtgagaaactaaacctttcactcATTTTTGGCAGTTAGCTGGGCCAGAAAATATCCTAAAAGCTTTTCTCTGAAAAGATTCGGCTTGGAGGTCCTCTGTTATGTGAATTTTATGTTACTCAGCAGAAACCGAAACGTGGAGTTAGTGTAAATCTGAATACTTGATTTCAGCTGGACAAACCAGCCTTCTTTATAGGAAGAATGAGCCTGATTAACGTTAATTCCCTTTCAGAAATACGGTACGTGTTGGCGTAATACCGGAAAATGGTTTAAATTTGAATTGTGACAGAAAAATGCTGAAAACGTTGCCAGCCGAAGTAACAGTGTCCTAATTCTCCGTCAATTCCACGTTGCTTAAGCccttctcaaaaaaaaaaattcacttcgTTCTACAGCAAACCTATCAGATCAATTTTTTGATCCAACGTGCACCCGGCGGGATCTTCGTCAACGGTTGCTTGTTGAATCTTCGAACTTCTTACTTTTTCGGTGGGCGCACAAGCCAAGTGGAATTCTATGGTCAACTGTTTGGTCTCAGTTAACGCAAGCAAAAAGACGAGCAAAATCACAAGGCCTCTTTCGCAGAACTAAAGCTACTTTGCAAACTCTTGGTTGGAAAGTTGTCTGGCTAGATCGACTTGAGCGGAAAAATCccgcaaaaaaataaaacaatgaataGGCGGAAAATCCCAGAAAAATCGTCAACACAAAACTTCGCTCACCTTTGACAAATCTTTCAAGGAATCGCACAGGAAAtctcttttctttcttgacGATCAAAAAGCTTCCCACAGTGAAGTTGTAACCTTGCGAAGTTCAAACACAAGAGTACTAGTGTTTACCAGGCGTTGCTATGCAACAAATTCTGTCATAAAAGGGAAATGCTACGTCACAGATTTTCAGCGCTTGACTGGGACTAATTCAATCCGAATCTGAAGATCGAACTTTTGGTCTCCTTTAGAAACACAGCTTTTTAAAGAACCATCACAATTTTTGTCTTTGAATTGTTCTGAAGGGACACCGAATGGAAGAGAGCAATAGGTGAAGATCTTTCTCTTTTTCGTTTTACGCACGCCTTGTCACTTATAATGAATTCAAATTCAGATGCGCATTGGAACGAGGCAGACGCAAGCGCATTTGctgaccaggggcccgtttctcgaaagtcccgagaacttttcgggcccgaaaagccattcgtaaaactaccaCCTGCTTTTTccgtaaagctggtcttttcatatgttgtaaagggaataaaaattaaaataactgcgaagtttcgtgcctcaagactccttcgttttgaagatacaaagagaattatgtcacccgaaatacgcccgaaaagtttcgggactttcgagaaacaggccccagggcccagttgttcgaaagcagattaacttaatccaggattagcgtaaactttgttgcatgcttttaactttttggttaaaatttattttccttattttttgtttttcaagattgacttcttctaatgtaaagttttgccaaaTATCGGCTTTGAACAGCATTGGGGAGTAGGGAATTAAACTACTTCATAAACTATTAATCTGGGATTAACTTTAATCGagttttgaacaaccgggccctgcTCAAAATATTAATTCAACATGGTGCGACATCCGGTCTTTGTGACATTCATGTAAGAAGCATAACAACTCGTTTGATCTCGACCCACAATCAAGCACTAAAGTTGTTGAGACACGTGAACATACCAACCTTTTTCATTGGTTTAAATTCCCCTCTCTCCCCCTCCTCGAGAAAGGTAGCCTCCCCTTCACCCTTTTTCAAAGttgcaaacaaataaacatcCACGAAAGCGTTTTGCAACATTATTTGCGGGGAGAGGAATAAGTACAGATGAAAAAcgtgttttcattcaaatacaaaatcCTACTGTTAGTTTTggtaaattgtctcaacacttttgtcccTGATTGCAACCACTTCCCGCGACGTTTCCCCTAATCGAGGAACTTTTGCAAGCATTTCAAGAATTCTACTAATGCACAGTTGCAACCTTCATTGATCGCTCGTCTCAAGTAAGAAGTAAGTGATTCTAGCGACTCAAGACGACAACTTGCACCATTTATTACAAATGGACAATTGCCGTTTTACATATAGCTTCAACGGATACTTAACGATGTTAATCAGAACGAACAAGCACCGGgtcctgtttctcgaaagtcctgaaaacTTTTCGAAAAGCcaattgtcaaactgcaatccgcttgttttgaaaagctgatcttttcacatgtttttaatgtaagaaaaaccaattgcaaagtttgatggctcAGAAACTCGTCGGCGTTGCGAAGACATAAGGGGAATTGTGCCaaccgaaataggcccgaaaagttttggtACTGTTGAGAAACAGGTCCCTGGATCACAGGTGAGTATAGGTTCAGAGGCGCACAAGCGTGAAATTGCCGTTCTTCCAATTTTCCCATATCACAATGTTTTATGTCTGGGCAACAACAATGCAACCATAAACACTTGAGGCAGTTTTCCCAAAAGTGatataaataatatatttttttgtttggtagtatttcaaaatggcagaaTTTCATGTAAAGTGAATCCCATTGGAGTTGAAGAGGTGTAgtaacctgaaaaaaaaatgacaaacaagAAGTGAGTATCGCAAAACGAAACTGCCGTCTTACTGCGTGAGTAAGGATTGAATCACCAACGCTTGCAATTGGTAACTGGCCTGATACGTACAGTCACTATGCCATCACAAAAATATTATGGGTAATATCATTGGCCAATGATGTCGAGTGGCAGTGAGCAAAGAGGCAAGTTTGTATAGAAATTACGTTGTTGTGTGGGATAGGAAGTGAATCACCAACAATTGACGTTATTGGCCGACAAAGGTGGACGTTGTTGGTCAATGATGTTGAGTGGCAGACTGAGCCAAGGGGTAACCTTGTATGGAAATACTATTGTTTTGTGGATGTGGCGCAAAGAGGTAAAACTTGATATTAATTGCATTGAAATGGTTGATGTATTATtgccaataataatttatcactAACCAACAATGTTTGATGTTAGTGGGCAAAGATACTGAGAAGGTGCAAGTCCAGAAATGCATATGATATTATAATATCAATATCAGTGTTTTTGGGTGAATTGGGAGCGAAGATTCATAATGCACTTTCTGCATTTGTCAAACCACATTGATTTTTACAAAGAACAAGACATAATTATCCATGTGAAGTTTATGtatttttaaattcaacagctaaaaataaaaatattaaatacaCCCAACCTTGTTCCCATGGTGACAAGGTTGAAAAACATCATGTCAGCTAAATTGAAAACAACATCAATGTAATTAGCACTTACCCAAGAAAATCATCCATGTCCATAGTTCGAGCTCGCTTCTTGTCATATTCGCCTTCAGTGAGAAGTTTCTGGACTTTTTCTTTGATATTGAGCTCTTCATCCACCATCTGCAAAAGCAAAAGTCATGCAATTGTTGTAAAGTTGTACATACATGCATGAATCAACGGGATGAAAAGCAATCAAAACATTCCCCTGcctccaaaaaaataaaaaacaaagaaagaaagagaaacaccaaaacaaaaaacaaaaaaaaacaaaacaaaaaaaaaaacagaaaaaaaaaagaaccacgCTTAGAGCAAGACTTTAAAATAGTAAACAATGGACTTTAAGCTCTCCTCTCTGCTTAAGCATGGCAATCTGAACTTAATTGCATGTATACTGGTtgacaaacgaaaaaaaaaaatagatgtaCAAATGCAACCCTCTACACAAATGTAAAAGCATCTTACAATGTTGTTAAGTGAACAGTGAATCTTGTAGTTTTTCTCCAACATCTCTATCACAGCTTTTGAActggaaataaagaaaagacCACAATAATTAGGTAAGAACTGTACCTGCATGAACGAAGGTACATAATTATTGTTACCGCTGGGTTCCCTGTTTCTTGTTTTTCCCACCTCTTTTAATAGATCATGatcattttttttgtacaaagtTAAAAGTTACTCAATGTATTTGTTGGAGCGATTTCACTCAAGGTAACAACGTTTTCAAagcttttaataattatttggctTTGGTTTGATCTGAATGGCATGTACATTCTTGTTTTGTATTGATTGGTTGGTTTGCCGGAATAAAGGTGTTGAACACCAGCTTACTATTGGATTTGCACCCACAATAAAGGCTAGCCCTTGTTTAAAGTCTAAGTATAATTATGTTTAAACAGACTTCAAAGGCCATCGCATTGGAAGTCCTATGCAAAACCCACTTTGTTGAGTCAAAAGAATGAGAGCAATCACGCTGCTAGTACATTGGATGATGAAAGTGTTAGTGTTTGCGAGAACAAAAGATTGCTTCAGAAAATAAGATGATCAACTCACAATGATAGAACGTGATGAAGGAGGGCAAAACTTTTTACCATGCAAAGTACTTAAAGGGCAACAAAATCTATCAATGGCTCTTAACTAACTTCTTAAAAGAATGGCACTTATACTGTATACTGTATGCTTTCTGATgactttctttcatttctgaATGCTGCTGTAAATAAATACAAACTCACCTAAAGCAGGCATTCAGTGTTTTGTTCTTGCGTACAAAAGCTATTCTTACAAGACCATCCCATTCCTGACAGGGATAAGAGTCAAAATAATTCTTATGAATTATTGAATGATAACAGTAAGTATTGAAACTTTGTGACAATAGAacggtaataataatgatgataaaagtaacacaaagataaaattaatagtaTTATCAACAGTCAGATGTTTATCTGATGATTGTCTCGAGCTTACCTTGAAGTTGACAGGTGGTGGTGGGTTTTTTGGTTCTAGTCTCACAACACTTGATTCGACTTTGGGAGGTGGACGAAAATTATTTTTGCCAACCTatgaagaaatcgtgtaacTGAATTGCTGCTGTTACTCTTCAAAGACAAATCAGTGAGTATTCTGGCACCTCATTTTTACCAGTATAAAAGCAGATATCAGTCACAATAAAATCTTTTGTAGACCTGAAATAAGTGTAGACCTTTTGCATCAAATCCTCTTTAATATGTTTAAACTTGTTCAATTGCATTTCATTGTATAGATTGAAGTTTGACAGCTTTTCTCGCTAATGCAAAATACCTTCAACAGATGATGAACTCTTGCCAGTAACTGGGTGTTGATTGACAAGCGACAAAACAACTTATCTCCTGGTTCAGCAATGAGGCGCTGTGCAAACTCCCTTTGAAACATCAGAACAGCACATCTATAGATAGcacaaaatagcaaaaaaacaaatgtgAAACAGGTAATCATGTGTTGTACTGTaagcttaaccctttcacttctGTAAGTGCTactgacacttatagattttactcagtGTAACACCaaacgattttacttgtcaatagGGAATTCCTTGGGATTGAAAGGGTTAAAGTTACTGCAATGGTTATTTAGCATTATAAAGACTGCTCAAAGAATTTACACGGAAATTTAATTAGTATAATGACCTTTCTCACAGgtcaaaagggaaaaaaagatataaacTACATACCTGAAAAAAGGCCTGTGAAGAAGTAGCTTGAAAACGAAGGGTGAAGAAATCTAAAGGGACAAAAAGAGAATTTTGTTATACGTACAACAATGTTGGTACATAACAATAAAGGTGACTGTGATATTAATGATACAAAGATTACTCAGAATATAGAGGAATATATTGACGGTAATGATTAAGATGAGCAAAACAACGTTTGGTATAAGATGGATGTTGATGAGAATAAACCAACAGGTAATTATGCTGAGGATTTCAAAAAGGACTACAAATAACAACTCctgactataattataataatttattatacttGTATTGAGGTACATGAAAGTAAAGAGAAGACTCCAGCAACATTCATAAAATTATACGCAGGAGTTCAAAAGTGtagcttttttttctctcacctGATAAGGCAAATTTGCCACACAAACATCGAAATATGGTAAATCTGTTTTCAGTACATCACCAACCATCACATGCAGCTTGCTTGCAAGTGGTCT
This window of the Acropora muricata isolate sample 2 chromosome 14, ASM3666990v1, whole genome shotgun sequence genome carries:
- the LOC136899505 gene encoding dimethyladenosine transferase-like, with product MPKEKAAKKYREHGQNKVYQQGLQFKTDQGQHVLKNPLVITSLIDKAGLRSTDTVLEIGPGTGNLTVKLLERVKKVIACEVDPRMVAELQKRVQGTPLASKLHVMVGDVLKTDLPYFDVCVANLPYQISSPFVFKLLLHRPFFRCAVLMFQREFAQRLIAEPGDKLFCRLSINTQLLARVHHLLKVGKNNFRPPPKVESSVVRLEPKNPPPPVNFKEWDGLVRIAFVRKNKTLNACFSSKAVIEMLEKNYKIHCSLNNIMVDEELNIKEKVQKLLTEGEYDKKRARTMDMDDFLGLLHLFNSNGIHFT